From Candidatus Amoebophilus asiaticus 5a2, the proteins below share one genomic window:
- the ligA gene encoding NAD-dependent DNA ligase LigA codes for MDKEQARKEIKRLTALVAYHNKLYYEEAQPEISDYEFDQLLEKLIALENQFPDLRLPNSPTQRVGGEPSKKFATVYHQYPMLSLSNTYSAEEVMQFVKRAHKQLPGATIEFFCELKFDGVAISLLYKEGKLDKVVTRGDGFKGDDITENAKQIPNIPQIIEHKDLPPAFEVRGEAFMSLADFEKLNRDRLAHGLEPLANPRNATAGTLKTLKSTGPKRWLDCYMYSLLSTDMDLPTHEVCIQWLEKWCFHVSPTYKKCRTLEEVMAYIEYWESAKNSLPVAIDGVVIKVNDTLQQNKLGLTAKSPRWAIAYKYKPENLATILESVDYQVGRTGVITPVAHLKPILLAGTIVKRATLHNAGEIQRLDLHLGDTVFIEKGGEIIPKITGTDVSKRSLDSEPVKFVTHCPACGTELVKRYEKALYYCPNTKGCPYQLQGLLKHFVHRKAMDIRSIGKQTIEMLINRGLVHTPADLYSLKYQDIRSLEGFKDLATRNVLSGIESSKQRPFERVLFALGIRHVGEVIADKITQYYTDIDTLSNATVEDLIAIPFIGTEIAHSVTNYFENPENLALIDVLKQAGLQLSRPQLATVFATQSLPLSGKTFVISGTFQNFEREELKELIKKKGGGILTNISAKLNYLIIGENPGPGKVAQAQALGISTINETEILQMLEL; via the coding sequence ATGGATAAAGAGCAGGCTAGAAAAGAAATAAAAAGGCTGACTGCATTAGTTGCCTACCACAATAAGCTATACTATGAAGAGGCTCAGCCTGAAATATCAGACTATGAGTTTGATCAGCTTTTAGAAAAGCTTATAGCACTTGAAAACCAGTTTCCTGATCTTAGGCTACCTAATTCTCCTACCCAACGTGTAGGCGGAGAACCTTCTAAAAAATTTGCAACAGTTTATCATCAGTATCCTATGCTCTCTTTGAGTAATACTTACTCAGCAGAAGAGGTTATGCAATTTGTAAAGCGTGCTCACAAGCAACTTCCGGGAGCAACCATAGAATTCTTTTGTGAGCTTAAGTTTGATGGAGTAGCTATTAGCCTTTTATATAAAGAAGGAAAATTAGATAAAGTTGTAACGCGTGGAGATGGTTTTAAGGGAGATGATATTACTGAAAATGCTAAGCAAATACCTAATATTCCACAAATAATCGAGCATAAAGATCTGCCACCAGCATTTGAAGTAAGGGGAGAGGCCTTCATGTCACTAGCTGATTTTGAAAAATTAAATAGAGATAGGCTAGCACATGGGCTGGAACCTTTAGCTAATCCCAGAAATGCTACTGCAGGCACTCTTAAGACACTCAAGAGTACAGGGCCCAAAAGATGGTTGGACTGCTATATGTATTCTTTATTATCTACGGATATGGATTTGCCAACCCATGAAGTATGTATTCAATGGCTAGAAAAGTGGTGCTTTCATGTTTCTCCTACTTATAAAAAATGCCGGACTCTGGAAGAGGTAATGGCTTATATTGAATACTGGGAGTCTGCCAAAAACTCGCTTCCTGTTGCTATAGATGGGGTGGTAATTAAAGTAAATGATACGCTTCAGCAGAATAAGCTAGGCTTAACTGCTAAAAGTCCTCGCTGGGCTATTGCATATAAATATAAACCAGAGAATCTAGCTACTATACTAGAATCTGTAGATTATCAAGTAGGTAGAACAGGAGTAATTACACCAGTAGCTCATTTAAAGCCTATTCTTTTGGCTGGCACTATTGTAAAAAGAGCAACTTTACATAATGCAGGTGAGATTCAGCGCCTAGACCTTCACTTAGGTGATACAGTTTTTATAGAAAAGGGGGGTGAAATTATACCTAAGATAACAGGTACAGATGTAAGTAAAAGAAGTCTGGATAGCGAGCCTGTAAAATTTGTAACACATTGTCCTGCATGTGGCACTGAGTTAGTAAAAAGATATGAAAAGGCACTATACTATTGTCCTAATACAAAAGGATGTCCTTATCAGCTGCAAGGTTTGCTCAAACATTTTGTGCATAGGAAAGCTATGGATATCCGCTCTATTGGCAAGCAGACTATAGAAATGTTGATTAATAGGGGCTTGGTGCATACACCAGCCGACTTATATTCGCTCAAATACCAGGATATACGTTCTTTAGAAGGTTTTAAAGACTTGGCTACTCGCAATGTACTAAGTGGTATAGAGAGCTCTAAACAACGTCCTTTTGAACGTGTTTTATTTGCTCTAGGAATTAGACATGTGGGCGAAGTAATTGCCGATAAAATTACGCAGTATTATACTGACATAGATACTTTATCTAATGCTACTGTAGAGGATTTAATAGCTATTCCTTTTATTGGCACAGAAATTGCCCATAGTGTAACCAACTATTTTGAAAACCCTGAAAATTTAGCACTCATAGATGTACTTAAGCAAGCTGGTTTGCAGTTAAGCAGGCCTCAGCTAGCAACTGTTTTTGCCACTCAGTCGCTACCACTATCAGGAAAAACTTTTGTAATTTCAGGCACCTTTCAGAATTTCGAAAGAGAAGAGTTAAAAGAGTTGATTAAAAAGAAAGGAGGGGGAATACTGACTAATATTTCGGCTAAACTAAACTATTTGATAATAGGCGAAAATCCTGGTCCTGGTAAAGTAGCACAAGCACAAGCGCTAGGTATTTCTACTATCAATGAAACGGAAATCTTACAAATGCTGGAATTATGA
- a CDS encoding ankyrin repeat domain-containing protein: protein MTLFRQPLRGHQESQYKLGEMYGKGLGVERNEIRAIKWYKRGAKKAHIPAQVFQEAIKWGHLEIISLLIQKGAKVNIKDQNGYTALYEAAKEGHLEIAKLLIENKASIYTGNPLHGAAKGGHLEIVNLLIQKGVNVNAKDQNGYTALYEAAKEGHLEIVNLLIQKGVNVNAKDQNGYTALYEAAKEGHLEIVKLLIEEGADVSVRTLLHGATCKINSEIANLIIDPLRNRRSIKTLDF, encoded by the coding sequence ATTACCCTTTTTAGACAGCCTCTAAGAGGTCACCAAGAATCACAATATAAGTTAGGGGAAATGTATGGAAAAGGTCTAGGAGTAGAAAGGAATGAAATAAGGGCAATTAAATGGTATAAAAGAGGTGCCAAAAAAGCACATATACCTGCGCAGGTATTTCAAGAAGCTATTAAATGGGGGCATTTAGAAATAATTAGCCTACTAATACAAAAGGGAGCAAAGGTGAATATTAAAGATCAGAATGGTTATACTGCATTGTATGAGGCTGCTAAAGAAGGGCATTTAGAAATAGCAAAGTTATTAATAGAGAATAAAGCAAGTATATACACTGGAAACCCACTTCATGGTGCTGCAAAAGGGGGCCATTTAGAAATAGTTAATCTGTTAATACAAAAAGGAGTAAATGTAAATGCTAAGGATCAGAATGGTTATACTGCATTGTATGAGGCTGCTAAAGAGGGGCATTTAGAAATAGTTAATCTGTTAATACAAAAAGGAGTAAATGTAAATGCTAAGGATCAGAATGGTTATACTGCATTGTATGAGGCTGCTAAAGAAGGGCATTTAGAAATAGTTAAGCTACTAATAGAAGAAGGAGCAGATGTATCTGTTAGGACCTTACTTCACGGAGCTACTTGTAAAATAAATTCAGAAATAGCCAATTTAATAATAGACCCGCTGCGAAACAGAAGATCGATAAAAACATTAGATTTTTGA
- the dapA gene encoding 4-hydroxy-tetrahydrodipicolinate synthase, producing MIEKLKGTGVALVTPFDEKLQVDFEGLAKLLQINTAGGVNYWVVHGTTGEAATTTSREKKEILGFIQANNPNAIPIVYGLGGNNTNDLIKQIDEMDFSGIDFVMAVSPYYNKPSQEGIYLHYKMLADVCPIPILLYNVPSRTGSSIAPETVIKLSSHPNIIGIKEASGNLVSCIEIARKKPVDFLLISGDDVLTVPIMSIGGVGVISTLANAFPKQMTAMVQAALNKDFQLAAEHQFELFPLHQLIAQGGNPVATKQMLAALGICKNYVRLPLAPLDTLFIEQMQAAMQPWLYKA from the coding sequence ATGATAGAAAAATTAAAAGGCACAGGTGTGGCACTAGTGACACCGTTTGACGAAAAACTACAAGTTGATTTTGAAGGATTAGCTAAGCTGTTACAGATAAATACGGCAGGAGGAGTAAACTATTGGGTCGTACATGGTACTACGGGAGAAGCTGCTACTACAACATCTAGAGAGAAAAAAGAAATACTCGGATTTATACAGGCCAATAACCCTAATGCTATACCTATTGTATATGGACTTGGAGGAAATAATACCAATGATCTAATAAAGCAAATAGATGAAATGGATTTTAGTGGTATTGATTTTGTCATGGCTGTAAGTCCATATTATAATAAACCTTCTCAAGAAGGTATTTATCTACATTATAAAATGTTGGCAGATGTTTGCCCAATACCTATATTATTATACAATGTGCCTAGCAGAACAGGCTCTAGCATAGCTCCTGAAACTGTTATTAAGTTGAGTAGCCATCCTAATATAATAGGTATCAAAGAGGCTTCTGGTAACTTAGTAAGTTGTATCGAAATAGCTAGAAAAAAACCAGTGGATTTTCTGCTTATTTCAGGAGATGATGTTTTAACAGTGCCTATTATGTCTATAGGTGGCGTGGGTGTTATATCTACGCTAGCAAATGCCTTTCCTAAACAGATGACTGCCATGGTACAAGCTGCACTTAATAAAGACTTTCAATTGGCTGCCGAACATCAGTTTGAATTATTTCCTTTGCATCAACTAATAGCACAAGGGGGCAATCCAGTAGCTACTAAACAAATGTTAGCAGCATTAGGTATTTGTAAAAACTATGTAAGGTTACCTTTAGCTCCACTTGATACACTATTTATCGAACAGATGCAAGCTGCTATGCAACCTTGGCTATATAAAGCATAA
- a CDS encoding PASTA domain-containing protein produces the protein MIAILFLHVGLISGILCGLIWMFFQWGLPAITKHGQAITVPNLKGIPIEELKEILATRHLRYKLTEDIIYLPSYPPSVVLEQYPKPGAHVKEGRSIYITLNAAQPPEVVMPNLVDGSVRNAHITLKSRGLAYNTITYVTDIAKNAVLEQWYNGKPIDPGTRIPQGSKIDLIVGAGLNKHLVVVPDLIGMPAEEAELLLLDAGMCVGKTAYEYIDLLQSGTIFQQQPKVGSQVNLGDPIHIWVVEANPHTIDVEPKIDEPIIGDKPIPDVVEIYSDSSMLSIESDLQ, from the coding sequence ATGATTGCCATTTTGTTTTTACATGTAGGACTTATATCAGGTATTCTATGTGGCTTGATATGGATGTTTTTCCAATGGGGTCTTCCTGCTATTACTAAACATGGACAAGCCATTACAGTACCTAATCTTAAAGGAATACCTATTGAAGAGCTAAAAGAAATTTTAGCTACGCGGCATTTACGTTACAAGCTTACTGAAGATATTATCTATTTACCTAGCTATCCACCTTCTGTAGTACTAGAGCAATATCCTAAGCCTGGTGCACATGTTAAAGAAGGAAGAAGCATTTATATTACACTTAATGCTGCACAGCCACCAGAAGTAGTTATGCCTAATTTAGTAGATGGCTCTGTAAGAAATGCACATATTACTCTAAAAAGTAGAGGACTTGCTTATAATACTATTACATATGTTACTGATATTGCAAAAAACGCAGTATTAGAGCAATGGTATAATGGAAAACCTATTGATCCAGGCACACGAATTCCACAAGGTTCTAAAATTGATTTAATAGTGGGTGCTGGATTGAATAAACACTTGGTAGTAGTTCCTGACTTAATAGGTATGCCAGCAGAAGAAGCTGAGCTATTACTTTTAGATGCGGGCATGTGTGTTGGGAAAACAGCTTATGAATATATTGATTTGCTACAATCCGGAACAATTTTCCAGCAACAACCTAAGGTAGGTAGCCAAGTAAATTTAGGAGATCCTATTCATATATGGGTGGTAGAAGCCAACCCGCATACAATAGATGTTGAGCCTAAAATAGATGAACCTATTATAGGAGATAAGCCTATACCGGATGTTGTTGAAATCTATTCTGACAGCAGTATGCTGAGTATAGAATCTGATTTACAATAG
- a CDS encoding IS5-like element ISCaa8 family transposase (programmed frameshift), translating to MTQEYSTNINREQFEVIRPILEAARKKTKPRQVDLYEVFSGLLYLLKTGCQWRMLPKDFPKWRTVHAYFQIWSEKQENGISFLEEALKNMVARLRKQAGKAAQTSLIIVDAQSIKNTDTAKEKGYDGAKKINGIKRHIAVDSQGLPHGIYVTRASETNRDGAVTMLKDHKEQLAKVKKVLVDGGYSGEVFANQVKEVLQGAEVEVAKRSELHRFKVIPKRWIVERSFGWLEKCRRLWKNCERRLTTSLQMVVLAFLRICLQRL from the exons ATGACTCAAGAGTATTCTACTAATATTAATAGAGAACAATTTGAAGTTATACGCCCTATTTTGGAAGCAGCCCGAAAAAAGACTAAACCTCGCCAGGTAGATTTATATGAGGTATTCTCTGGATTACTGTATCTGCTCAAGACAGGCTGCCAATGGAGAATGTTGCCTAAAGATTTTCCTAAATGGCGTACGGTACATGCTTATTTTCAGATATGGAGTGAAAAGCAAGAAAATGGCATAAGCTTTCTAGAAGAAGCATTA AAAAATATGGTTGCTCGTCTGAGGAAGCAAGCAGGTAAAGCAGCCCAAACGAGCCTGATTATAGTAGATGCGCAAAGCATAAAGAATACAGATACAGCCAAAGAGAAAGGCTATGATGGAGCTAAAAAGATAAACGGGATCAAGCGCCACATAGCCGTAGACAGCCAAGGCTTACCGCATGGGATATATGTTACACGGGCTAGTGAAACAAATAGAGATGGAGCAGTAACTATGCTTAAAGATCACAAAGAGCAATTAGCTAAGGTAAAGAAGGTGCTCGTAGATGGAGGCTATAGTGGAGAAGTGTTTGCCAACCAAGTAAAAGAAGTCCTTCAGGGAGCGGAAGTAGAAGTAGCTAAAAGGAGCGAATTGCATCGATTTAAGGTAATACCTAAGCGATGGATAGTGGAGCGAAGTTTTGGCTGGCTGGAAAAATGCCGACGCCTATGGAAAAACTGTGAGAGAAGATTAACTACAAGCTTACAAATGGTGGTGCTTGCTTTTCTAAGAATATGCCTACAAAGATTATGA
- a CDS encoding ZIP family metal transporter, which produces MFTQIVSLFLASLLGGFVVLMLPKLKPSTFNFLLVFVGSYLFSLTILHLLPDLLAFQTSSHFIGFYVLVGFFLQLLLGMFSQGVEHGHTYESQHHEHHGVSATALFISLCVHAFLDGVILSNAILTVCSHSHVATNTRLLVGIVLHKSSEAFALVSVLQGIVRKKRTIFWYLLGFSFASPLGLWVSKYCSQSLLFNQQIFVALAAIAVGNLLHISTTIFFESSPHHRINVRRLLAIVAGVGLVMMLEYFL; this is translated from the coding sequence ATGTTTACACAAATTGTTTCGCTCTTTCTAGCGTCTTTACTAGGAGGATTTGTGGTATTAATGTTGCCTAAACTTAAACCATCTACATTTAACTTTCTGTTAGTATTTGTTGGTAGCTATCTATTCTCTCTTACTATCTTACATCTACTTCCAGATTTGCTTGCTTTTCAAACTTCATCGCATTTTATTGGGTTTTATGTGTTGGTAGGTTTCTTTTTGCAATTATTGTTAGGTATGTTTAGTCAAGGGGTAGAACATGGTCATACGTATGAATCTCAACATCATGAACACCATGGAGTCTCTGCTACAGCATTATTTATCTCCTTATGTGTACATGCTTTTTTAGACGGTGTTATTTTAAGTAATGCTATACTAACAGTTTGTTCTCATTCGCATGTAGCTACTAATACACGATTATTGGTTGGTATAGTACTCCATAAATCTTCCGAAGCTTTTGCTTTAGTGAGTGTTCTCCAAGGGATAGTACGTAAAAAACGAACCATCTTCTGGTACTTACTAGGTTTTTCTTTTGCTTCTCCACTAGGACTATGGGTTAGTAAATATTGTAGTCAGAGTCTCTTATTTAACCAACAAATTTTTGTTGCCTTAGCTGCTATAGCAGTTGGTAATTTACTTCATATTTCCACGACTATATTCTTTGAATCTAGCCCACATCATCGAATAAACGTTAGAAGATTATTAGCTATCGTGGCAGGTGTCGGACTAGTAATGATGTTAGAGTATTTTTTGTAG
- a CDS encoding DUF6913 domain-containing protein, which produces MISFFKDKLKDRLLALYTRYSKQYKKRVPIITNSRVPLAIGLIYTVEVDNPEKTEAVLRAIEKIKASGKQVKVLCYLPTHQMNPNIKFKAFSKQDINLLGHTKNRELNDFLKTPFEHLYHLDLTSDPVLDYIITICNAKCKIGNFMVGRNSIFDILFKGLVETDKKFTFDSLISKMLNYMQLLQV; this is translated from the coding sequence ATGATTTCTTTTTTTAAAGATAAATTAAAAGATAGACTTTTAGCTTTATATACTCGTTACTCCAAACAGTATAAAAAGAGGGTACCTATTATTACTAATAGCCGAGTGCCTTTGGCAATAGGTTTGATATATACAGTAGAGGTAGATAATCCAGAAAAAACTGAAGCTGTATTACGTGCTATAGAAAAAATAAAAGCTAGTGGTAAGCAAGTTAAAGTGTTATGCTATCTGCCTACCCACCAAATGAATCCTAACATAAAATTCAAGGCTTTTTCTAAGCAGGATATCAATTTACTAGGGCATACCAAAAATCGGGAGCTAAATGATTTTTTAAAAACTCCATTTGAGCATTTATATCATCTAGACCTAACCAGTGATCCTGTGTTAGACTATATCATTACTATCTGTAACGCTAAATGTAAGATTGGAAATTTTATGGTTGGAAGAAATTCTATATTTGATATACTTTTTAAGGGGCTTGTTGAAACAGATAAAAAGTTTACGTTTGATAGTTTGATTAGCAAGATGCTTAACTATATGCAACTGTTACAAGTATGA
- the trpS gene encoding tryptophan--tRNA ligase has translation MPRILTGIQCTGRPHLGNVLGAMLPTLELAAKPTYDTFIFLADLHTLTTLKDSQERRNYVYAAAAAWLALGLDPAKVTFYRQSKVPAVCELVWYLSCFTPYPMLANAHAFKDKADRMSMVSAGLFTYPILMAADILLYHADIVPVGKDQLQHLEITRDIATSFNQQYGPVFHLPQALIDNSIATVPGIDGQKMSKSYHNTIDIFLPEKELRKLVMRIQTDSKSVAESKDPDTCIVFKLYSLVANTTDIDTMRKNYTAGGYGYGQAKEELFATILERFAVAREKFAQYITDISNLEKILMSGEAKASVVATETLSTIRGKLGY, from the coding sequence ATGCCACGTATACTCACAGGCATTCAATGTACAGGAAGGCCCCATTTGGGGAATGTACTGGGTGCCATGTTACCTACTTTAGAATTGGCTGCCAAACCGACCTATGACACTTTTATCTTTCTGGCAGATTTACATACACTGACTACCCTTAAAGACTCTCAAGAAAGAAGAAATTATGTATATGCTGCTGCTGCTGCTTGGCTTGCCTTGGGGCTTGACCCAGCAAAAGTCACCTTTTATAGACAATCTAAAGTACCAGCAGTATGCGAGCTAGTATGGTATTTAAGCTGTTTTACCCCCTACCCTATGCTAGCCAATGCACATGCATTTAAAGATAAAGCAGACCGTATGTCAATGGTAAGTGCTGGCTTGTTTACCTACCCCATACTGATGGCAGCAGACATCTTACTATATCATGCAGATATAGTACCAGTTGGGAAAGATCAGCTACAACATTTAGAGATTACTCGTGATATTGCCACCAGCTTTAATCAACAATATGGTCCTGTTTTTCATTTACCCCAGGCATTAATAGATAACTCTATAGCAACCGTTCCTGGCATAGACGGACAGAAAATGAGTAAATCATATCATAATACTATTGATATTTTTTTACCAGAAAAAGAGCTTCGAAAGTTGGTTATGCGTATACAAACAGACAGCAAGTCTGTTGCAGAGTCCAAAGATCCAGATACCTGCATTGTTTTTAAACTGTATAGTTTAGTAGCTAACACAACAGATATTGATACCATGCGCAAGAATTATACAGCAGGCGGGTATGGCTATGGTCAAGCTAAAGAGGAACTTTTTGCTACTATTTTAGAAAGGTTTGCTGTTGCCAGAGAAAAATTTGCTCAATATATAACCGATATAAGCAATTTGGAAAAAATACTGATGTCCGGAGAAGCTAAAGCAAGTGTTGTAGCTACTGAAACGCTGTCTACAATACGTGGCAAGCTAGGATACTAA
- a CDS encoding D-alanine--D-alanine ligase family protein — MRIGIIMGGFSAERHISVESGRNVYEKLASSGTYTPIPIFLTGTPLQHSLFILPIHILLKDSADDIHERLKHISTTTDNSTNWTEEPAIDSIIKKYVGSFTMQPTAITYQELAHLVDSVFIALHGRPGEDGTLQAILEQHGLPYNGSGVTTTSLTIDKFATNRFLHKHGIYVANQAVVTIDQWKNNTPATIETIEATFKYPFIVKPVDDGCSVAVFKIQNKDMLIAYAENIFRADSNQPTNLTQVLGLKPNAAFPNYQQFLVEDLIEKGTATHFLEITGGLLTHLDEQGNRQYEMFEPSEVVATGDILSLEEKFLAGEGQNITPARFHPDPTTNLAISTKVKEDLQKVAQLVNIEGYARIDAMVKIYPTHIETWIIEINTLPALTPATCIFHQCAINGYTPFDFIHTIIQYGYKKARIATI, encoded by the coding sequence ATGCGCATAGGTATTATTATGGGCGGCTTTTCAGCCGAACGCCATATTTCTGTAGAAAGCGGGAGAAATGTATATGAAAAGCTGGCTTCTTCTGGAACATACACACCTATTCCTATTTTTTTGACTGGTACACCCCTACAACATTCACTATTTATTTTACCCATTCATATTTTGCTAAAAGATAGTGCTGACGATATTCATGAAAGACTCAAGCATATTTCTACTACTACGGACAATTCAACTAATTGGACTGAAGAGCCAGCCATAGATTCAATTATTAAAAAGTATGTAGGTTCATTTACCATGCAGCCTACAGCTATAACCTACCAAGAATTAGCACATTTAGTAGACAGTGTTTTTATTGCTTTACACGGGCGACCAGGAGAAGATGGAACTTTGCAAGCTATTTTAGAACAGCATGGGTTGCCCTACAATGGTTCAGGGGTGACAACCACAAGCCTTACCATTGATAAATTTGCTACTAACCGCTTTTTACATAAGCATGGGATATATGTAGCCAATCAAGCTGTGGTTACAATAGACCAATGGAAAAACAATACGCCAGCAACTATAGAGACTATTGAAGCCACTTTTAAATATCCATTTATTGTTAAACCTGTAGATGATGGCTGTAGTGTAGCTGTGTTTAAGATTCAAAATAAAGACATGCTTATAGCTTATGCAGAGAATATATTTAGAGCAGATTCTAACCAACCTACTAATCTTACACAAGTATTAGGTTTAAAACCCAATGCAGCTTTTCCTAATTATCAACAATTTTTGGTAGAAGATCTAATAGAAAAAGGGACAGCCACACATTTTTTAGAAATTACAGGAGGACTTCTAACACATTTAGATGAACAAGGAAATCGGCAATATGAAATGTTTGAACCTTCTGAAGTAGTTGCCACTGGCGATATACTGTCGCTTGAAGAGAAGTTTTTAGCAGGTGAGGGACAAAATATTACACCAGCTAGATTTCATCCAGATCCTACTACCAACCTTGCTATCTCTACAAAAGTTAAAGAAGATCTGCAAAAGGTAGCGCAACTAGTAAATATTGAAGGGTATGCTCGTATTGATGCCATGGTAAAAATATATCCTACACACATAGAAACTTGGATTATTGAAATTAATACCTTACCAGCACTTACACCTGCTACTTGTATTTTTCACCAATGTGCTATAAACGGTTATACGCCTTTTGATTTTATACATACTATTATTCAATATGGATATAAAAAAGCTCGTATAGCAACCATATAA
- a CDS encoding ankyrin repeat domain-containing protein, with translation MEAKDKYDASSLHLAALKGHLEVVDLLLQEGANINDKDKNGYSLLHWAAQNGRLNVVDLLLQKGSDINDKDNNGNSPLHWAAQNGRLNVVDLLLKNRADIEAKDKDGYSSLHWAALKGYLDVVDLLLKNRADIEAKDKDGYSSLHWAAFKGQVEVVKVLLENGANVNS, from the coding sequence ATAGAAGCTAAAGATAAATATGATGCATCTTCTCTGCATTTAGCTGCTTTGAAGGGCCATCTAGAGGTTGTTGATCTGTTATTACAAGAAGGAGCTAATATAAATGACAAAGATAAGAATGGTTATTCTCTACTCCATTGGGCTGCACAAAATGGCCGTTTAAATGTTGTTGATCTGTTACTACAAAAAGGATCTGATATAAATGATAAAGACAACAATGGTAATTCTCCGCTCCATTGGGCTGCTCAAAATGGTCGTTTAAATGTTGTTGATCTGTTATTAAAAAATAGAGCTGATATAGAAGCTAAAGATAAAGATGGTTATTCTTCGCTCCATTGGGCTGCGCTGAAGGGTTATCTAGATGTTGTTGATCTGTTATTAAAAAATAGAGCTGATATAGAAGCTAAAGATAAAGATGGTTATTCTTCGCTCCATTGGGCTGCGTTCAAGGGACAAGTAGAAGTGGTTAAGGTGTTACTAGAGAACGGAGCTAATGTAAATTCTTAG
- a CDS encoding ankyrin repeat domain-containing protein, producing the protein MQNAPLFFYGSCFAAGLIQKEAKVNDKDNNGNSLLHLASEKGHINIANLLIDKGANINDKDKNGYSPLHWAAQNGRLNVVDLLKIELI; encoded by the coding sequence GTGCAAAATGCTCCTCTATTTTTTTACGGCAGTTGTTTCGCAGCGGGTCTAATACAAAAGGAAGCTAAAGTAAATGATAAAGACAACAATGGCAATTCTCTTCTTCATTTAGCTAGTGAAAAAGGACATATAAATATAGCAAATTTACTAATAGACAAAGGAGCTAATATAAATGACAAAGATAAGAATGGTTATTCTCCGCTCCATTGGGCTGCACAAAATGGCCGTTTAAATGTTGTTGATCTGTTAAAAATAGAGCTGATATAG